A genomic window from Silene latifolia isolate original U9 population chromosome Y, ASM4854445v1, whole genome shotgun sequence includes:
- the LOC141630501 gene encoding uncharacterized protein LOC141630501, whose product MNGRIYLSVLTYRLSVPLFSVSRPCPPYPRVCDWDVFGDHAVSCAATVGVKHRYNLVRDTLLDIYYRSGISAGREVDIGLVDGHGSSLRPADLLLYSWDRVRDVRVDLTGSSTLSQNGLSDFLSGRVVL is encoded by the coding sequence atgaatgGGAGGATTTATCTTAGTGTGCTTACCTATCGACTGAGTGTTCCGTTGTTCTCGGTGTCTCGGCCCTGTCCTCCTTATCCTCGGGTTTGTGACTGGGATGTCTTTGGTGATCATGCTGTGTCCTGTGCTGCTACTGTGGGCGTTAAGCATCGATATAACCTCGTTCGCGATACCTTATTGGACATCTACTACAGGTCGGGGATCTCCGCTGGTAgagaggttgatatcggtttggttgatggacatggtagCTCCCTTCGTCCGGCGGATCTGCttctttattcttgggacagggttCGTGATGTGCGTGTCGATCTGACAGGGTCTTCCACCTTGTCTCAGAATGGGTTGTCCGATTTTTTGTCGGGTCGGGTTGTTCTTTGA